From one Streptomyces sp. NBC_01478 genomic stretch:
- a CDS encoding response regulator transcription factor, with amino-acid sequence MTAPGTVLVVEDEPSIADVLAIALRYHRFEVMTAGTVREALALAERTRPDCALLDVMLPDGDGRALGHELRARRPELAIVFLTARDAPAEIVGALGFGDDYITKPFDIDVVVARITAVLRRTRPADVLPQRPPLRYGDLELDETTYSVHRAGRSVELTPTEYALLRFLVRNGGRVVPKEQLLRHVWQYEHTPQESTVVETYISYLRRKLETLGPPVITTRRGVGYGLA; translated from the coding sequence ATGACGGCTCCAGGAACCGTGCTGGTGGTCGAGGACGAACCGAGCATCGCCGACGTCCTCGCCATCGCGCTGCGCTACCACCGCTTCGAGGTGATGACCGCGGGCACCGTGCGCGAGGCGCTCGCGCTGGCCGAGCGCACGCGTCCCGACTGCGCGCTGCTCGACGTGATGCTCCCGGACGGCGACGGCCGCGCGCTCGGGCACGAACTGCGCGCCCGCAGGCCCGAGCTGGCGATCGTCTTCCTCACCGCGCGGGACGCGCCGGCCGAGATCGTCGGCGCCCTCGGCTTCGGCGACGACTACATCACCAAGCCGTTCGACATCGACGTGGTCGTCGCCCGCATCACCGCCGTCCTGCGCCGCACCCGTCCCGCCGACGTCCTCCCGCAGCGCCCGCCCCTGCGCTACGGCGACCTGGAGCTGGACGAGACGACGTACTCGGTGCACCGCGCGGGCCGCTCGGTCGAGCTGACCCCCACCGAGTACGCCCTGCTGCGCTTCCTGGTGCGCAACGGCGGCCGGGTCGTGCCCAAGGAGCAACTGCTGCGCCATGTCTGGCAGTACGAGCACACCCCGCAGGAGTCGACCGTCGTCGAGACCTACATCAGCTATCTGCGGCGCAAGCTGGAGACCCTGGGACCGCCGGTGATCACCACCCGGCGGGGCGTCGGATACGGGCTCGCATGA
- a CDS encoding VOC family protein has translation MSDEESYELLGFDNVLLPVGDLAEAVPFYERAGFTVGFRLDEAGIAILKVGGETPGVLLRQEEGLGHRPPAWPSPRVWLEVPDARKAAQRLGAAGIALLDAPSSVATGWTVEIADPWGNILGFTDYSKRPELARRV, from the coding sequence ATGTCAGATGAAGAGTCGTACGAACTGCTCGGCTTCGACAACGTCCTCCTCCCCGTCGGAGACCTCGCCGAGGCCGTCCCCTTCTACGAACGTGCCGGGTTCACCGTCGGGTTCCGGCTCGACGAGGCCGGGATCGCGATCCTGAAGGTCGGCGGCGAGACGCCCGGGGTGCTGCTGCGGCAGGAGGAGGGGCTCGGGCACCGGCCGCCGGCCTGGCCCTCGCCCCGCGTGTGGCTGGAGGTGCCGGACGCGCGGAAGGCCGCGCAGCGCCTCGGGGCGGCCGGCATCGCGCTGCTCGACGCACCCTCCTCCGTGGCCACCGGGTGGACCGTCGAGATCGCCGACCCCTGGGGCAACATCCTCGGGTTCACGGACTACTCGAAGCGGCCGGAGCTGGCGCGACGGGTGTGA
- a CDS encoding sensor histidine kinase has translation MRKFRLPNCERGAHSLRAKLTLANLALLALGIVMATAVSLMGMRHYLLAQVDTELTKSRDSLGGSQLTMEQLNTLSTLAGIGDHLIPKQMGDSPNPDTVFAAVSTQGRVLTVAGFEPTATQRALAAAFQDPATLAADSTPRDITLLGDSYRATGTRLADGTYILIAASTGGLHHGMAKALKLDLAFGSLLLVLLATLTMVSVRRRLRPLEDMVETSTAIAEGDLTRRVPSSHHPTQEVEQLRLALNSMLHQVESAYRTRERTAAQLRRFVADASHELRTPLSAIRGYLQLYDKGMLTEPGERKRAWDRMNAEADRMGHLVDELLMLARLDQRPELRFRNVDLSRLVRDAAEDLRVQQPERPVTVGADGSLLVRADESGLRQIVGNLVTNVRTHTPADVPVRLGVEREDGVVRLCVADQGPGLGEDDAARIFDRFFRAGGGAGSGLGLAIVQGVVQAHGGEVAVRTAPGEGLAVTVTLPTRTPVPS, from the coding sequence ATGAGGAAGTTCCGCCTGCCGAACTGCGAGCGCGGCGCCCACTCCCTGCGCGCCAAGCTGACCCTGGCGAACCTCGCGCTGCTGGCCCTCGGCATCGTCATGGCCACCGCCGTCAGCCTGATGGGCATGCGGCACTATCTGCTCGCCCAGGTCGACACCGAGCTGACCAAGTCCCGTGACTCACTGGGCGGTTCCCAGCTCACCATGGAGCAGCTCAACACGCTGAGCACGCTGGCCGGCATCGGCGACCACCTGATCCCGAAGCAGATGGGCGACTCGCCGAATCCGGACACCGTGTTCGCGGCGGTCAGCACCCAGGGCCGGGTGCTCACCGTCGCCGGCTTCGAGCCGACCGCCACCCAGCGGGCGCTCGCCGCCGCCTTCCAGGACCCGGCCACCCTGGCCGCGGACAGCACACCGCGCGACATCACACTGCTCGGCGACTCCTACCGCGCCACCGGGACCCGGCTCGCCGACGGCACGTACATCCTGATCGCCGCCTCCACCGGCGGCCTGCACCACGGCATGGCCAAGGCCCTCAAGCTGGACCTCGCCTTCGGCAGCCTGCTGCTCGTGCTGCTCGCCACGCTCACCATGGTCAGCGTGCGGCGCCGACTGCGGCCCCTGGAGGACATGGTCGAGACCTCGACGGCGATCGCCGAGGGCGATCTGACCCGGCGCGTGCCCTCCAGCCACCACCCGACGCAGGAGGTCGAGCAACTGCGCCTCGCCCTCAACTCCATGCTCCACCAGGTGGAGTCGGCGTACCGCACGCGCGAGCGTACGGCGGCCCAACTGCGCCGCTTCGTGGCCGACGCCTCGCACGAGCTGCGCACCCCGCTGTCGGCGATACGCGGCTACCTCCAGTTGTACGACAAGGGCATGCTGACCGAGCCCGGCGAGCGCAAGCGGGCCTGGGACCGGATGAACGCGGAGGCGGACCGTATGGGCCACCTCGTCGACGAACTCCTCATGCTGGCCCGCCTGGACCAGCGGCCCGAGCTGCGCTTCCGCAACGTCGATCTGAGCCGCCTGGTGCGGGACGCGGCCGAGGACCTGCGGGTGCAGCAGCCGGAGCGGCCCGTCACGGTCGGCGCCGACGGCTCCCTCCTGGTGCGCGCCGACGAGTCGGGGCTGCGCCAGATAGTCGGCAACCTGGTGACCAACGTCCGCACGCACACCCCCGCCGACGTGCCCGTACGGCTCGGCGTGGAGCGCGAGGACGGGGTCGTACGGCTGTGTGTCGCGGACCAGGGCCCGGGGCTCGGCGAGGACGACGCGGCGCGTATCTTCGACCGCTTCTTCCGGGCGGGCGGCGGCGCGGGCAGCGGTCTGGGGCTGGCGATCGTGCAGGGCGTCGTCCAGGCGCACGGCGGCGAGGTGGCCGTGCGGACGGCGCCGGGCGAGGGGCTCGCGGTGACGGTGACCCTGCCGACGCGGACGCCCGTGCCGTCGTAG
- a CDS encoding succinate dehydrogenase iron-sulfur subunit, with amino-acid sequence MATPVLDKAEAAGQPEPGFADSPYITVTFRVRRFNSEVSAEAVWEDFQMEIDPKERVLDGLHKIKWDIDGTLTFRRSCAHGICGSDAMRINGKNRLACKTLIKDLNPEKPITVEPIKGLTVLKDLVVDMDPFFQAYRDVMPFLITKDTNEPTRERLQTAEDRERFDDTTKCILCAACTSSCPVFWNDGQYFGPAAIVNAHRFIFDSRDEAGEQRLEILNDRDGVWRCRTTFNCTDACPRGIEVTKAIQEVKRALITRRF; translated from the coding sequence ATGGCTACCCCTGTTCTGGACAAGGCGGAAGCGGCCGGCCAGCCCGAGCCCGGCTTCGCCGACTCCCCCTACATCACGGTCACCTTCCGGGTCCGCCGCTTCAACTCCGAGGTCTCGGCGGAAGCGGTCTGGGAAGACTTCCAGATGGAGATCGACCCCAAGGAGCGCGTCCTCGACGGTCTCCACAAGATCAAGTGGGACATCGACGGCACGCTGACCTTCCGCCGCTCTTGCGCCCACGGCATCTGCGGTTCGGACGCGATGCGGATCAACGGCAAGAACCGTCTCGCCTGCAAGACCCTGATCAAGGACCTCAACCCCGAGAAGCCGATCACGGTCGAGCCGATCAAGGGTCTGACGGTCCTGAAGGACCTGGTCGTCGACATGGACCCGTTCTTCCAGGCGTACCGCGACGTGATGCCGTTCCTGATCACGAAGGACACGAACGAGCCCACGCGCGAGCGTCTCCAGACGGCCGAGGACCGCGAGCGCTTCGACGACACCACGAAGTGCATCCTCTGCGCGGCGTGCACGTCCTCGTGCCCGGTCTTCTGGAACGACGGCCAGTACTTCGGCCCGGCGGCCATCGTCAACGCGCACCGCTTCATCTTCGACTCGCGTGACGAGGCGGGCGAGCAGCGCCTGGAGATCCTCAACGACCGTGACGGCGTGTGGCGTTGCCGCACGACCTTCAACTGCACGGACGCGTGCCCGCGCGGCATCGAGGTCACGAAGGCTATCCAGGAAGTGAAGCGGGCGCTGATCACGCGGCGCTTCTGA
- the sdhA gene encoding succinate dehydrogenase flavoprotein subunit, which yields MKIHKYDTVIVGAGGAGMRAAIESTKRSRTAVLTKLYPTRSHTGAAQGGMAAALANVEEDNWEWHTFDTIKGGDYLVDQDAAEILAKEAIDSVLDLEKMGLPFNRTPNGTIDQRRFGGHSRNHGEAPVRRSCYAADRTGHMILQTLYQNCVKEGVEFFNEFYVLDQLIADVDGVKTSVGVVAYELATGEIHVFQAKAVIYASGGCGKFFKVTSNAHTLTGDGQAAVYRRGLPLEDMEFFQFHPTGIWRMGILLTEGARGEGGILRNKDGERFMEKYAPVMKDLASRDVVSRSIYTEIREGRGCGPEGDHVYLDLTHLPPEQLDAKLPDITEFARTYLGIEPYTDPIPIQPTAHYAMGGIPTNVQGEVLTDNTTVVPGLYAAGEVACVSVHGANRLGTNSLLDINVFGRRAGIAAAEYSQKASYVELPEDPAQQVIDQVEHLRNSTGTERVAVIRRELQECMDANVMVFRTEQTIKTAVEKIAELRERYRNVSIQDKGRRFNTDLLEAIELGNLLDLAEVMAVSALARKESRGGHYREDYPNRDDVNFMRHTMAYREVGDDGTESIRLDYKPVVQTRYQPMERKY from the coding sequence ATGAAGATCCACAAATACGACACCGTCATCGTCGGCGCCGGCGGCGCCGGAATGCGCGCCGCGATCGAGTCGACGAAGCGCAGCCGCACCGCGGTCCTGACGAAGCTCTACCCCACCCGCTCCCACACGGGCGCCGCGCAGGGCGGTATGGCCGCCGCGCTCGCCAACGTGGAGGAGGACAACTGGGAGTGGCACACCTTCGACACGATCAAGGGCGGCGACTACCTGGTCGACCAGGACGCCGCCGAGATCCTGGCGAAGGAGGCCATCGACTCGGTCCTCGACCTGGAGAAGATGGGCCTGCCGTTCAACCGCACGCCGAACGGCACGATCGACCAGCGCCGCTTCGGCGGTCACAGCCGCAACCACGGCGAGGCCCCGGTCCGCCGCTCCTGCTACGCGGCCGACCGCACCGGCCACATGATCCTCCAGACGCTGTATCAAAACTGCGTGAAGGAGGGCGTGGAGTTCTTCAACGAGTTCTACGTCCTCGACCAACTGATCGCCGACGTCGACGGCGTGAAGACGTCCGTGGGCGTGGTCGCGTACGAGCTGGCGACCGGCGAGATCCACGTCTTCCAGGCGAAGGCCGTGATCTACGCGTCCGGCGGCTGCGGCAAGTTCTTCAAGGTGACGTCGAACGCGCACACCCTGACCGGTGACGGCCAGGCGGCCGTGTACCGGCGCGGACTGCCGCTGGAGGACATGGAGTTCTTCCAGTTCCACCCGACCGGCATCTGGCGCATGGGCATCCTGCTGACGGAGGGCGCCCGCGGTGAGGGCGGCATCCTCCGCAACAAGGACGGCGAGCGCTTCATGGAGAAGTACGCGCCGGTCATGAAGGACCTCGCGTCCCGTGACGTCGTGTCGCGGTCGATCTACACCGAGATCCGTGAGGGGCGCGGCTGCGGTCCCGAGGGCGACCACGTCTACCTCGACCTCACCCACCTCCCGCCGGAGCAGCTCGACGCGAAGCTCCCGGACATCACGGAGTTCGCGCGCACCTACCTCGGTATCGAGCCGTACACGGACCCGATCCCGATCCAGCCCACCGCGCACTACGCGATGGGCGGCATCCCGACCAACGTCCAGGGTGAGGTCCTCACCGACAACACCACGGTCGTCCCGGGCCTGTACGCGGCCGGCGAGGTCGCGTGCGTGTCGGTGCACGGCGCCAACCGCCTGGGCACCAACTCCCTCCTGGACATCAACGTGTTCGGGCGCCGGGCGGGCATCGCGGCGGCGGAGTACTCGCAGAAGGCGTCCTACGTCGAGCTGCCCGAGGACCCGGCGCAGCAGGTCATCGACCAGGTCGAGCACCTGCGCAACTCCACGGGCACCGAGCGCGTGGCGGTCATCCGCCGCGAGCTGCAGGAGTGCATGGACGCGAACGTCATGGTGTTCCGCACCGAGCAGACGATCAAGACGGCGGTCGAGAAGATCGCGGAGCTGCGCGAGCGCTACCGCAACGTCTCGATCCAGGACAAGGGCCGCCGGTTCAACACGGACCTCCTGGAGGCCATCGAGCTGGGCAACCTGCTCGACCTCGCCGAGGTCATGGCGGTCTCGGCGCTCGCCCGCAAGGAGTCCCGCGGCGGTCACTACCGCGAGGACTACCCCAACCGCGACGACGTCAACTTCATGCGCCACACCATGGCGTACCGCGAGGTCGGCGACGACGGCACCGAGTCCATCCGTCTCGACTACAAGCCGGTCGTCCAGACCCGCTACCAGCCGATGGAGCGTAAGTACTGA
- a CDS encoding TetR/AcrR family transcriptional regulator: MPAKNDSPEEDGGTPAKSAKSEQTRALILETAMRLFQEHGYDKTTMRAIAKEAGVSVGNAYYYFAGKEHLIQGFYDRIAEEHRLAVREVLDRETDLEARLAGVLRVWLDIAKPYHEFAVQFFKNAADPDSPLSPFSAESEHARVQAINVHREVLSGAKTKVAPELRDVLPELMWLSQMGLVLYWVFDRTEGRERSYRLAERGARLTARGVSLARFRVLRPLVLEVHELFTDFLPGMTHALPDPAKKKRGAPAAGPADDERP, from the coding sequence GTGCCCGCGAAGAACGACAGCCCCGAAGAGGACGGCGGTACGCCCGCCAAGTCCGCGAAGTCCGAGCAGACCCGCGCGCTGATCCTGGAGACGGCCATGCGGCTGTTCCAGGAGCACGGCTACGACAAGACGACGATGCGGGCGATCGCCAAGGAGGCGGGCGTCTCGGTCGGCAACGCGTACTACTACTTCGCCGGCAAGGAGCACCTGATCCAGGGCTTCTACGACCGGATCGCCGAGGAGCACCGGCTCGCGGTCCGCGAGGTGCTGGACCGGGAGACCGATCTGGAGGCGCGGCTCGCGGGCGTGCTGCGGGTGTGGCTGGACATCGCGAAGCCGTACCACGAGTTCGCGGTGCAGTTCTTCAAGAACGCCGCCGACCCGGACAGCCCGCTCAGCCCGTTCTCCGCGGAGAGCGAGCACGCACGCGTGCAGGCCATCAACGTCCACAGGGAAGTGCTTTCGGGGGCGAAGACCAAGGTGGCGCCCGAACTGCGGGACGTGCTGCCCGAGCTGATGTGGCTCTCCCAGATGGGGCTCGTCCTGTACTGGGTGTTCGACCGGACCGAGGGGCGCGAACGGAGCTACCGGCTCGCGGAGCGCGGTGCCCGCCTCACCGCGCGCGGTGTGTCCCTCGCGCGCTTCCGGGTGCTGCGGCCGCTCGTCCTGGAGGTGCACGAGCTGTTCACGGACTTCCTGCCGGGCATGACGCACGCGCTGCCCGACCCGGCGAAGAAGAAGCGCGGGGCGCCCGCCGCCGGACCCGCCGACGACGAACGCCCCTGA
- a CDS encoding MMPL family transporter, giving the protein MARWCYRHRLVVLLLWVGALFGLGFSATTAGTDYANVFSLPDTDSKSAYDLMQKAFPNSSGDTDTVVWKVDSGSVKDPSVQSRIQPALDRIADMKGVGGVTGPYSGARGAAQISSDGTIAYAQVTFAEQANAVPKELVQKVVDTAQDAKRDGLHVELGGQAVQRVEEPPGGIAEGVGILAAAIVLFLAFGSFYAALLPIGIAVFGVGTGLFSTQLLSHTTDIPDLAPLLATLIGLGVGIDYALFIVTRHRRGLQRGLDPEESAVIALNTSGRAVLFAGGTVCIALAGMLVTNLRFLDGVVVGTSLTVVLSVLAATTLLPALLGFLGPRVLSRKQRRKLAATGPEPERTDNLAVRWSAAVQKRPRRIAAFALVVMAVLAFPVLSLRLGATDQGNDNTSTTTRQAYDLLADGFGPGFNGPLQVVTSSGDTATLVEDIRATKDVARVAALPPTDGVTVIQVVPKTSPQSVETDDLIDTLRDKVIPGAGATGHVGGVTAISKDFASVTGDRLPLFVATIIGLSFLLLLLAFRSLVVPLTAALMNLIAAAASFGVLVAIFQWGWGLDMLGLGKEGPINAFLPVIMLSLLFGLSMDYQVFLVSRMHEEWVHTKDNARAVRVGLAETSRVINSAALIMVCVFLAFVLSGNTGAATAGVGLAAAVALDAFILRTALVPAAMHLLGNSNWWLPAWLDKSLPHLAVEPAEESVQAAVEGPASAVHGFVRTAEGEPVEGASVTLRTTGGRELDRVESLADGSYIVSVPGPGTYLLATTATSYGSTARQVSVTDGPLIYDVELVEGEVDAVN; this is encoded by the coding sequence TTGGCACGGTGGTGCTATCGGCACCGGTTGGTGGTCCTGTTGCTGTGGGTGGGGGCACTGTTCGGCCTGGGCTTCTCGGCGACGACGGCGGGCACGGACTACGCGAACGTCTTCTCCCTCCCGGACACGGACTCCAAGAGCGCGTACGACCTGATGCAGAAGGCCTTCCCGAACAGCTCGGGGGACACCGACACGGTGGTGTGGAAGGTCGACTCGGGCTCGGTGAAGGACCCGTCCGTCCAGTCCCGGATCCAGCCCGCGCTGGACAGGATCGCGGACATGAAGGGCGTCGGCGGAGTCACCGGCCCCTACTCGGGCGCCCGGGGCGCCGCCCAGATCAGCTCCGACGGGACGATCGCGTACGCGCAGGTCACCTTCGCCGAGCAGGCGAACGCCGTCCCCAAGGAGCTCGTCCAGAAGGTCGTCGACACCGCGCAGGACGCCAAGCGTGACGGCCTCCACGTCGAGTTGGGCGGCCAGGCCGTCCAGCGGGTCGAGGAACCGCCGGGCGGCATAGCCGAGGGCGTCGGCATCCTCGCGGCGGCGATCGTCCTCTTCCTGGCCTTCGGCTCGTTCTACGCCGCCCTGCTCCCGATCGGCATCGCGGTCTTCGGCGTCGGCACGGGCCTGTTCTCCACCCAGCTCCTCAGCCACACCACCGACATCCCCGACCTGGCGCCCCTGCTGGCCACCCTGATCGGCCTCGGCGTCGGCATCGACTACGCCCTGTTCATCGTCACCCGGCACCGACGCGGCCTCCAACGCGGCCTCGATCCCGAGGAGTCGGCAGTCATCGCCCTCAACACCTCGGGCCGGGCCGTGCTGTTCGCGGGCGGCACGGTGTGCATCGCGCTCGCCGGCATGCTGGTGACGAACCTGCGCTTCCTGGACGGCGTGGTCGTCGGCACCTCGCTCACGGTCGTCCTGAGCGTCCTGGCGGCCACGACCCTGCTGCCGGCCCTGCTCGGCTTCCTGGGCCCGCGTGTGCTCAGCCGCAAGCAGCGCCGCAAGCTCGCCGCGACCGGACCCGAGCCGGAGCGCACCGACAACCTCGCGGTCCGCTGGTCGGCCGCCGTGCAGAAGCGGCCGCGCCGGATCGCCGCCTTCGCCCTCGTCGTCATGGCCGTCCTCGCCTTCCCCGTGCTGTCGCTGCGCCTCGGCGCCACCGACCAGGGCAACGACAACACCTCGACGACCACCAGGCAGGCGTACGACCTCCTTGCCGACGGTTTCGGCCCCGGCTTCAACGGCCCCCTCCAGGTGGTCACTTCGAGCGGTGACACGGCCACCCTGGTCGAGGACATCCGGGCGACCAAGGACGTGGCCCGGGTCGCCGCGCTGCCGCCCACGGACGGTGTGACGGTGATCCAGGTCGTCCCGAAGACCTCACCGCAGTCCGTGGAGACCGACGACCTGATCGACACCCTGCGGGACAAGGTGATCCCCGGGGCCGGCGCGACCGGTCACGTCGGCGGGGTGACGGCGATCTCGAAGGACTTCGCGTCGGTGACGGGCGACCGTCTCCCGCTCTTCGTCGCGACGATCATCGGCCTGAGCTTCCTGCTGCTCCTGCTCGCGTTCCGTTCCCTGGTGGTGCCGTTGACGGCCGCCCTGATGAACCTCATCGCGGCGGCGGCCTCCTTCGGTGTCCTGGTGGCGATCTTCCAGTGGGGCTGGGGCCTGGACATGCTGGGCCTCGGCAAGGAGGGCCCGATCAACGCCTTCCTGCCGGTCATCATGCTGTCCCTGCTGTTCGGCCTCTCCATGGACTACCAGGTGTTCCTGGTGAGCCGTATGCACGAGGAGTGGGTCCACACCAAGGACAACGCCCGCGCGGTCCGCGTCGGCCTCGCGGAGACCAGCCGTGTCATCAACTCCGCCGCCCTGATCATGGTCTGCGTCTTCCTGGCCTTCGTCCTGAGCGGCAACACGGGCGCGGCGACGGCGGGCGTCGGCCTGGCCGCCGCGGTCGCCCTGGACGCCTTCATCCTGCGTACGGCCCTGGTGCCGGCCGCGATGCACCTCCTGGGCAACTCCAACTGGTGGCTGCCGGCCTGGCTCGACAAGAGCCTGCCGCACCTCGCCGTGGAACCCGCCGAGGAGTCCGTACAGGCCGCCGTGGAGGGCCCGGCGTCGGCCGTCCACGGTTTCGTCCGCACGGCCGAGGGCGAGCCCGTGGAGGGCGCGTCCGTCACGCTGCGGACGACCGGCGGACGCGAACTGGACCGCGTCGAGTCCCTGGCGGACGGCTCGTACATCGTCTCGGTGCCGGGCCCGGGGACCTACCTCCTGGCGACGACGGCGACGTCGTACGGCTCCACCGCCCGGCAGGTGAGTGTGACGGACGGCCCGCTGATCTACGACGTCGAGCTCGTGGAGGGCGAGGTGGACGCCGTCAACTGA
- a CDS encoding thiol-disulfide oxidoreductase DCC family protein: MTGVAPATAPQDRDAPRVPVRGLTVLYDADCALCTFLRDWLVRQSQLVPLELVPASSEEARQRFPGLDHRATLDEITVVGDSGQVYQGAAAWIVTLWALREHRPLAHRLSTPAGARIAKGAVLAAAKWRGAQWGPGRWGGGVYRQTDGWTYDPSSGWSYTGPGCAGGSCATG; this comes from the coding sequence GTGACGGGGGTGGCCCCGGCCACGGCACCCCAGGACCGGGACGCCCCGCGCGTCCCGGTCCGCGGGCTCACCGTCCTCTACGACGCCGACTGCGCCCTGTGCACCTTCCTGCGCGACTGGCTCGTACGGCAGTCACAGTTGGTGCCCCTGGAGCTGGTACCGGCCTCCTCCGAAGAGGCCCGGCAGCGCTTTCCCGGGCTCGACCACCGCGCGACCCTCGACGAGATCACCGTCGTCGGCGACTCCGGACAGGTCTACCAGGGCGCCGCCGCCTGGATCGTCACCCTGTGGGCCCTGCGCGAACACCGGCCGCTGGCGCACCGGTTGAGCACCCCGGCCGGGGCCAGGATCGCCAAGGGCGCCGTGCTCGCCGCCGCGAAGTGGCGCGGGGCGCAGTGGGGCCCCGGGCGGTGGGGTGGCGGTGTCTACCGGCAGACGGACGGGTGGACGTACGACCCGAGCAGTGGGTGGTCGTACACCGGGCCGGGCTGCGCCGGCGGCTCCTGCGCCACTGGATAG
- a CDS encoding Uma2 family endonuclease: MSAAPVEQPHGDRPLIAEANRIMDRLPGRRVEIIGGQILVTPSPDVAHSRALKKVTRPFEAAGLDENETEVHQAIGVWLPDGPEDYAIPDLCIVEADIEDHLVENNCYDPVVFRLVLEVTSSNWKADLRTKVTAYAQAKIPVYVIVDRKHQRLHVLTDPATGEYTNHRVHAPGELVTLPDTLGAKVTLDVAEILKAGQPQND; encoded by the coding sequence ATGTCCGCAGCACCCGTCGAGCAGCCGCACGGCGACCGTCCGCTGATCGCGGAGGCGAACCGGATCATGGATCGCCTTCCGGGCCGCCGCGTCGAGATCATCGGAGGCCAGATCCTCGTGACGCCATCTCCCGACGTCGCTCATTCGAGGGCGTTGAAGAAGGTGACTCGCCCTTTCGAGGCCGCCGGCCTCGATGAGAACGAGACCGAGGTGCACCAGGCCATCGGCGTCTGGCTGCCGGACGGCCCCGAGGACTACGCGATTCCCGATCTCTGCATCGTCGAAGCCGACATCGAAGACCACCTCGTCGAGAACAACTGCTACGACCCCGTGGTCTTCCGACTCGTCCTGGAGGTCACCTCCAGCAACTGGAAGGCCGACCTCCGCACCAAGGTCACCGCCTACGCCCAGGCCAAGATCCCGGTCTACGTCATCGTCGACCGCAAGCACCAGCGCCTCCACGTCCTGACGGACCCGGCCACAGGCGAGTACACCAACCACCGCGTCCACGCCCCCGGCGAACTCGTCACCCTCCCCGACACCCTCGGCGCGAAGGTCACCCTCGACGTCGCGGAGATCCTCAAGGCCGGACAGCCCCAGAACGACTGA
- the sdhC gene encoding succinate dehydrogenase, cytochrome b556 subunit, translated as MPAGTLYRGREGMWSWVAHRVTGVLIFFFLFVHVLDTALVRVSPEDYDKVVATYKTPIVALLEYGLVAAILFHALNGLRVIAVDFWSKGPRYQKQMLWSVVGLWVVLMLGAIYPVLGHAARVVFGS; from the coding sequence GTGCCGGCTGGAACGCTGTACCGCGGCCGGGAAGGAATGTGGTCCTGGGTGGCTCATCGAGTCACCGGCGTCCTCATCTTCTTCTTCCTGTTCGTACATGTGCTGGACACCGCTCTTGTGCGTGTCTCCCCCGAGGACTACGACAAGGTCGTAGCCACCTACAAGACGCCGATCGTCGCACTGCTGGAGTACGGCCTCGTCGCCGCGATCCTCTTCCACGCCCTCAACGGCCTGCGCGTCATCGCCGTCGACTTCTGGTCGAAGGGCCCGCGCTACCAGAAGCAGATGCTCTGGTCCGTCGTCGGCCTGTGGGTCGTGCTCATGCTCGGGGCGATCTACCCCGTGCTCGGCCACGCCGCTCGTGTTGTCTTCGGGAGCTGA
- a CDS encoding succinate dehydrogenase hydrophobic membrane anchor subunit: MSTTETATSGIGPVESAAVYTVDNPAPLIEAPRKRTKKTPKSTRGNFEMYGWIFMRLSGVVLVVLVLGHLLIQLVLDGGVSKIGFAFVAGRWASPFWQVWDLLMLWLAMLHGANGLRTVINDYAERANTRLWLKGLLYTATVFTILLGTLVIFTFDPNIR, from the coding sequence ATGTCCACGACTGAAACCGCAACGTCGGGCATCGGCCCGGTGGAGAGCGCGGCCGTCTACACCGTAGACAACCCCGCGCCCCTCATCGAGGCCCCCCGCAAACGCACCAAGAAGACCCCGAAGTCGACCCGGGGCAACTTCGAGATGTACGGCTGGATCTTCATGCGCCTGTCGGGCGTCGTGCTGGTCGTCCTGGTCCTCGGCCACCTGCTGATCCAGCTCGTGCTCGACGGCGGCGTCTCGAAGATCGGCTTCGCCTTCGTGGCCGGCCGCTGGGCCTCGCCGTTCTGGCAGGTCTGGGACCTGCTGATGCTCTGGCTGGCGATGCTGCACGGCGCCAACGGCCTGCGCACGGTCATCAACGACTACGCGGAGCGCGCGAACACCCGGCTGTGGCTCAAGGGCCTGCTCTACACCGCCACGGTGTTCACCATCCTGCTGGGCACGCTGGTGATCTTCACCTTCGACCCGAACATCCGCTAG